aatctaaatttcaaaatgataGGAACTACTATAAAATCATATAGTaacaagatacaaaaaaacatcCATGTGTTACCTTAAGTTATATTTATTCCCTTTAGTAACCAACAAATTTTAACTTTCTTTCACGACAAAACTTTTGCCGTCTACAATTCACACACACTTCCAACTTTGAAGCTTACATACAATACGGTGGCAGCAGTAACACACACCATTATACTACAAACATCgataaatttttatcaataaccATATCGATCATTTGACAAAACCACCCACGGAGTAACCATATCATTATAAGTAAACATAATGAAATTTTTGCTTCAAGTGAACTGTGAACATGTGAGTGTGTTATCGGATTTAGCtgttgtcttttctttttatacgaaacaaaaaataaataaaaccttTATCAAATTTGTACAAACCTCTGGGCTTTATTTAGGCCCAATAACAAAATTCGGCCCATATTTGAGAATTCACAAAACCTAGATACTCTTACTATAAATTGGAACATCATTGATCTAATACAATTAATTACTgtgttaatattatttatactCAATCTGAAATGTCTTTTTTTAGCTGTCCACCAGTTTCCAATCTTTGAAAtacgaaacaaaaaataaataaaagtataaaacctTTATCtaatttgtaaaaacatttgttGGGCTTTAGGCCCAAAACAAAAGTCGGCCCATATTTGAGTGTTCACAAAACCTAGATACTCTTACTATAAATTCAAACTAGGGTTTTAAAGCTCATTTCTCTCTTGCAGTCCTCATCGTTGGAGCTTAGAAGCCGTCGGCACAAGGTTCGTCTTTCTCTCATCCCTTTCCTCTTCCTTTGCGTGAATTCACCAGAAAATGTATATCTACCTTAGCGAGTCTGTCTAGTTTAGCGAATCTAGGATAATCTCCGGAAGACACTTTTGAATCATCACTGTTTttgatctctgtttctttctctaattGTGTTGTTGTATTACTGTtgatgtagaagaagaagaagaagaatgtctCACAGGAAGTTTGAGCACCCAAGACATGGTTCTCTTGGTTTCCTTCCAAGGAAGAGAGCTAACCGTCACAGAGGAAAGGGTGAGTCTTTTTATCAAATGTAGATTCCTTGTTAGTGAAATGATTACTAGGGTTTTCATaaagcttctctctttttgctCACTCACAAATATTGAATTCTTAAGTAGTGAATGAAATGGttgatttgattcaaaaggttgttcttttattgtttgttttgcttataCGTTGTTGTTGGTTTATCAGTGAAGGCGTTCCCTAAGGATGACCAAACCAAGCCTTGCAAGTTCACAGCTTTCATGGGTTACAAAGCTGGTATGACTCACATTGTCAGAGAAGTGGAGAAACCTGGATCCAGTAAGTgaacttgtgtttttttcattctgatttgttttgtggagGTTTTTGCGATTTAAAGTCGTCaactttgtgtttttattgttGTGTAGAGCTTCACAAGAAGGAGACATGTGAGGCTGTTACCATCATTGAGACACCTGCTATGGTGGTTGTTGGAGTTGTTGCCTATGTGAAGACTCCTAGAGGTTTGAGGTCTTTGAACACTGTCTGGGCACAGCATTTGAGTGAGGAGGTCAGGAGAAGGTTCTACAAGAACTGGGCTAAGTCTAAGAAGAAGGCTTTCACTGGGTACGCTAAGCAGTATGACAGTGAGGATGGCAAGAAGGGTATTCAGGCTCAgcttgagaagatgaagaagtacGCTACTGTCATCCGTGTTTTGGCTCACACTCAGGTAAGTTTGCTTATTGAATGGAAGTGTATATCATAAACTCTTCTGCACTACGTTCTTACTGACAATTCTATGTGACCTCTAATTACAGATCAGGAAGATGAAGGGATTGAAGCAGAAGAAGGCTCACATGATGGAGATCCAGATCAATGGTGGTACCATTGCCCAGAAGGTTGACTTTGCCTACAGTTTCTTTGAGAAGCAGATCCCAATTGAAGCTGTCTTCCAGAAGGATGAAATGATTGATATCATTGGTGTGACCAAGGGTAAGGGTTATGAAGGTGTTGTTACTCGTTGGGGTGTTACCCGTCTTCCTCGTAAGACTCACAGAGGTCTGCGTAAGGTTGCTTGTATTGGTGCGTGGCATCCTGCTAGAGTGTCCTACACTGTTGCTAGGGCTGGTCAGAACGGTTACCATCACCGTACTGAGCTTAACAAGAAGATTTACAGGTTGGGTAAGGTTGGTACTGAGGCACACACAGCCATGACTGAATATGACAGGTCAGTAGaaatttctctgtttcgtTTCTTTTCTCCTGTCTGGTCATGATTACTTCTGTGGTTTATCTGAGTCTGATGATAATGTTTTGTGTATGATGATATAGGACTGAGAAGGATGTGACTCCAATGGGAGGCTTCCCACACTACGGTATTGTGAAGGATGACTACTTGATGATTAAGGGGTGCTGTGTTGGTCCCAAGAAGAGAGTTGTAACTCTCAGACAGTCACTTCTCACTCAGACTTCCCGTCTTGCCTTGGAGGAGATCAAACTCAAGTTTATTGACACCGCCTCCATTTTTGGACATGGTCGCTTCCAGACCTCCCTTGAGAAGATGAGGTTTTACAACCGTGTCACGAAGTAAGAGTTGTTTTATCACAATTCTTCTTAGAAAGTTTCATGTTTGGTTATCTGTTGCTACTTATCTCAGAGATGTTATCCTTTAAACAATGTTATGgagttttcttttgcttttagtttgttacttttttggaagTTAAAACGATTTGCTTCTCAAGTTTTGAGACTTTGATGTGTTCTTTATCATTTATGAAAAACCAACCTGGAGcataaaaaacaacaaagaatcTGTCTTTGGTGGTGATATTGAAACTGCCTTTAATGCATTTCGAATTATCATTTGAAAATTGATACAAAACCACAATTGTTACATTGGTGCTTCCAAGCTTATCAATCTTCCCTATGATGAAACAAGCATGCCCACTTCCACAACTTAAATCACATCTGCTGACACCAATAGGCAGTATCATATCATAAATCTATATGTCATTCACTCTAGGGCCTTATGAGTGAACTTCCAATAGAATTGTGGTTGGATCCTTCAGCACAAAAGTAGCCAATATGATTAACTCCACAGAAAGGAACCAAATGATGCAAACCATATAATCAAGATGTACGAAGGTGCAAAAACAAGTATTGGTATTGTACCCAACAGTGGTAACTCTAGACCTATGTGTGATGGATGTAGAAGCCGTTGTGTGGACACTTTGGTAGTCAAGACGTCTAGGAAAAACTATTACTATCATGTGTTTCTTCGATATATATTATCCATGGTAGGACTTCTCCAATGGAAAGATAGTCTGAAGCAGCGACGGTTAAAGGTGTATATGAACAAATTAGTTTGTATTTCTAAACTTCGAGATTTCTAATGTATCTGAATTGTCCCTATCGCTATAGCAAGTAGTGTTGAATTTAAACTTCGgttttaaattaagaaaacatttatGGTGGCTTCTAAGGAATTAGAGCTAAATCCATAATTTACATAGAACTTTGAATGAAACTAAGAGATTTTGCATGGCCAGTAGTACAACCTCCAAGGATCTGATGGTAGTTACCTCTTGAAAGGAACTTCTACTCTTTTTCTGCCATATGACTGCGAAATGTATCAATGTTCTTTTCTGAAGTTAAGAAAATCTCAGCTTCATTTTGATGCCTTGAATCAATAACTTTCTTTCCAAGTTACAATGCTCTCTTCCCATTTTCCGTTTCGGGAGTATTAAGGAAATTATTAAACAATCTCCTTTTTTCCGATAAGaaaaatttctattttgttaacGGAAGAGTTGGAGTCCTTTTCTCTtgtattttcctttcttcttagGTTAAGTCTCCTATAAATATGTTTACATCTAAGAACACgagatataaacaaattttctttcaaaagatCTAGGGTTAAAATTTTAGCAAGATGAATTATGCTAGATGAACTAGACGGGGCTATGATCATATCAAAGACTCTAACAAAGACTGACATTGTTGGTAATGTGGCATTACCAAAAGCACAAGTGATGTCTGTCCTCACAAGGATGAATGGTGTCACAGATGAGGGTTTGGACAACGGTTTTGAAGTGCAAGTCCACGACATAATGGAAGACGATCTATACACAGTTACCCTGAAAAGAATTGACGACATGAAGTATTATTTCGGGACTGGTTGGAGTACTATGAAGCATTCATTAGATCTCGTAGAAGGCGATGTTCTGAAGCTCTATTGGGATcagtttgaaaacaaattcattgttCTCAATTTTTAGCATAAGACTATGGGAACAATGATTCCTGTGTAGCTTGCTTACATCTATCTCCCTTTCCGCTTTCCTATATTTAATCGCTTTAGTTACTTATTCTAGTTTAAGTgttcgttttttcttctttctattgccctaatttttgttgtagttttattttaactaatttaattgGAATGCCTTGAATTTCAAGAAAGCATGcatacatgtttttttttctttttttcttttgcttgtgTTGTCTCTTACTATTCCTATAACTAAAAGTAACATAGAACCGAGCTAATATATCACAATCTCAAAGACAACGCAAATACTAGTCGGATAAGAAAAACAGTAAGCACCAGTATTGGTCTGAGAAGTCAAAAGCCTTGTATCATCTTCTCCTAAGAGTATAAAACCGTTATTAAGATTGACACCTTTCTTCGTTGATCACATTCTACGAGCGATCATGGAAGCACCAGTATTGGTCTGAGAAGGAAACTAAATGTGACTGATCGGGTGGTTCTACACATGTGACGACTCTTGTGTATAGGGAATTACAATTACCATAAGTATTCATTCCTAGGGTAACTTTTAATGCGTGCGTTGGGCATGACGTCTATACATGAAACATACCAATGCAAGTACACTTGCTTTATGGGAAAGAATGTTGAAATCAATGATTTGAGGTCTTGAGACGACGAAGAAACTTGTGGTGGTTCAATGGATAGTACTTTTTGATTCGGATAGGGCAGAGGAAAGGTTTTGCTTATAACCTAATGTGTTTCCATTTTACTTGAGAGAATCtaaaactgaaacaaagaacGTCTTATTTAGGAGACTACACCGATATCaaacttttatgttttcaacCCTGAAAGGGGGAAATCTTTAACAAGATCATATACACCTGTAACACCCAAATTCTTAAAGTTCACAGTTCTCAAAAACAACACAAGGCACATGTTGAACCTTGTAGTAATCTTCACCACCAGAGATCAGCTTGTCCTTAGATGCCTTTGTCATGTCCTCAATCTCTAATTCTTGTAGATTTTTCAGGAATCTCGTTCCTTCGGGAACTGACTTCAGTTTGTTACAACACTTTAACTCCATCGAGACAAGACGCATCATGGCACCGTCTTCTACAGTCCACTCCTCTAGATTCTCAAGCTGTGACAATGTCAAAGAATGCAGTTGAGTAAAACCACTTTTGGAACAACAAAGCTTACTACCTACAAATGATCCTTCAAACAGTTGGAGAATCTTCAAGTTTGGAAGCTTCTCGAGAACCACAAAAGGGTCATCCACTAATCCGCATTGCCACAAACGTAGAGCACCAAGATCAGAGGAGAAACTCTGTTCTCCTGGGAGTTTTTCTAGTTTAAGGAACAGTTCCAGTTCACAGAGATTAGTAAATGCAGAGACCAACTGTGTTACATCTACTGGTGGAAGCATAGGTTCGCATGGAACGTTTATTGTCAAGCCACGGAGACGTTTCAAGACTTTGCTTAGAGAAGACACCACCTCGAAGTCTGTGTTCTGCGAAGAAAGATTGATAGACAATCCTCTAAGACTTGTCATTGCTAAAAGATCCCTTGGATTGCACTTTCCAACAGGAAAATCCCAGAGTTGCTGCAAGTTTCTTAGAGTACTCAAGTCCAGCTTTGTTTTGGGATCAAGATCTGAAGGCATACACAAATGTTTCAGCCGGTGCAGCTTCCATAACACGTTTGGAATATACAGTTGCCCCTTCACGAACAAGTCTAAAGTAATCATCATCAACTTTAAGTTTCCAATAGATGATGTAAGTTCCTTCACGTTTGTCAATCTCACGCTCAGGTTCCTCAAATGGATGAGATCTCCTACATCGTCTGGCAACTTCCCTCCCTCGATTTGCACTCCCTCGAGATCTAGAACTCGAAGAAGTTTCATCTTTCTGAAGGAAACCTTACCCAAAAGTGCCCATGAACTTCCTTGATTCTTTATAATATAGACAAGAGATCTAGATCGAGGATTTATGTAGTTCACCTGAGACAGTCTCTGATAACACACCTCCCTCATGAGTCATGCATACGGCATGTCATGACTTCCGAAGTTACAATGTCCCTCCTCCCAACCATAACCATGCTTCTCTTTACTAATTCCTCAAGATAATCTTGCCCGACATCTTCTACTGTCGTGCTAGCCTCTGTGTGTTTTACAGGCATAACCATTCCCTCTGCGATCCAGTAACTAACTAGTGTTCCCACATGAACCTCGTAGTCTTCAGGAACATTGCTTTAAATGGGGAGGCAAGTACTCGTAACTCAAGCACAAAACATCTGCAACTAGCATGTTCTTACTTCCATTGCTACTAACTCCATTTGAAACATATGATGTGATGTTCTCGTATACTCTTTGCCACTCGTTCCATGTACTTTTGGTTGCCAGAAGTCCTCCAAGAACTGTTATAGCTAGAGGTAAACCTCCACACCTTACAATCAAACACATTGGAAGTCAATCATCCATTAGAGGATTCAGTTTGGTGTATCAATCAGTTTTTTTCCTTGACAAATCTTCTCCTAATGATTTCAGCATGGAAACAACAGCCTAAACCATTTTCAGGTCTTCTTGAGGTGAGAATTCAGATGAGCGTTTTAATGCTCGTGCAACACTTTTTTACGGACTGCCAGTTCTACACAAAGCTTGAGTTTTTACACCTTTGAACTTCAAGATATTCAGAAAGTCACCCCATAGACTATGTACAAAGAGTCTGTAagtccaaaataaattttttggtGGCATGTTTATTGGGTTTGATTTTGTGCTCATTTTGGAACAatagtcaaaaaaaaaaaatagtttaataatCTTGCAAGTTAGGTTGGCTATAAGGAGCTGAATAGTGAAACGATGAGATGTGATACTGCACTTGctcattattttttaatggCAAAACAACATAGAAagttatttaaaaacaaattatgtaaCCTCTTTTTATTTGTCGGAAACTTTTCTTGCCAAACTAAGTATTCGTTCTAAgaatgaaaattatattttggtaaaattaatGAACCGTgttcaataaaaatattacgGGCTCacatttttagaaattttttgcaaaataagTACTAGGAGAAATAACATGGAATTGTAGGGGTGAATCCCCTTCGAccacaaatattatataacgATAGTTCTTTAACTCTTTCATGATATAAGAGTTCCTTTAGATGACTGGAATTTACTAGCACCAAACTTCTAATCATTATGCATCAAATCATTAAAGTCACTAGCAATAAACCACCAAGAAtaatgtttcttgatttttttaccCAATATCAGATATCATCAGTATACGCAGAACTTCATATACACCCATAGGATCAAAGTGTATAATTTCTAATTATTCCCCAAAATCTAATCAAATATACATActaaacattattaattttcttaaaacacaATTTTAATGGGATTACAAGACCCCTTAATTTTAAAGGGCTCAAAGTatctaaagaaaacaaattaataaggAAACAATTACAAATGAGTAAATGGGAAttcttaagaaacaaaagatgagaaaaagatgatAGATAACTTGTTAGGATGCAATTGGttgtaaacaaaatataagaaacTAGACTAAATCAAatgtttcttcatatttttcttcttagtgttgaaaattataaaatcattgattccactaattaattaataaaatttagagaatgtttttttgtttttactattttgcTCAAGAATAAATAGAATAAAACTatcgtatatatatttaacttattttttttaaagggtaTGCAGTAAAGGGTCGTCTGACGGCGAAGGATATGCCACCAATAGGCATTGAAGATTGTTAACAAGTAGACAGGAAAACCGAGACGAGACAGATTTGAGATGTTAGCAAGTCCGGTGGTTCCAGTTTAGCAGGAAAATCAGGCAGCAACACCGGAGAAAATCTCAGGCAAAGGGAAGCGAGAGGAGGAGAAAGCTTCCGACAAACCATCAAGAGAGAGAAATCTCACCGAAAACCGTTGGAAGAGCTTTAGTGACTGCTGGAAAGCTCGAGAGAGTTGAGACTGAACCGATTAGGAGGGAGGGACGCCGGAGAAGCTTCGCCGGCCAGGGAATGCTATTCTGAAATTCTTCAAGCGACGCCTCGTAAATTGTGACTGGGAGAAAACTAGGGCGAACGCAACTTGATTTCTATCTCCATTCTGAAATTCTTCAAGCGGCGTCTCGTAAGTCTATAGAAAAGTATCTAAGGTTGGTCTTGAGTATTTGAATCTCACTGGTTCACTCGACGAGAATACTTTGAACTAATTTCACCGACTTAGGATTCTTAGAGAATTTTTAGTCAACCTATTTTATTACattaattgtaaaaaaattgtattttcaaaagttagttatttattaaaattctaTACAATATAATATACTAAAACAACAGATctacaggaaaaaaaaatataacttaattttatgAGTTTGCgacaagaatttgttttttttcttgtagtatctgatttaacaaaaattagatatgATTATAGACAAAtcatatctcaaatatagaTACATGCATGCCATTCATATGCATATTGCAAGAAATATATGTGCATATCACATTACATTTATGCAGATATTACATGTGTGACATTAAATTTGGATCTCATTAAGACAATATATACaactaagaaaaacaataaacttGATTCATATAGAAGAACAATCTTTTATAATCTAGTAATCtgatataataaaaatttatgaacaataacttggaagaaaataaatgagaatATATCTAAACATAATATAAATGAGAAAGGATACAAAATGAAGTTTCAGAAACACTATTATACAACCACCACTACAATTGTCtctaccattttttttcttatgtcttTATTACCATTAAATGTTAAGCCCATGAAATCAAGACAAACAATTAAAACCAACacgttaaaaagaaaaaacagagagaacagAACAAAGAGCAGAGAGTTTTAAGTTAAAAGCAACATACATTCATTAATCCTCACCAAACCCTAATGTTAttagaggaaagagagatagagaaagagagagagagagagagaggtctTTCGTGATTTTAAATCGTCTGTAGCTGGGAGAAGGAGATTCTGATAATTGATCCGCCTAGAGAAGTCGCGTGCTTGCATACCAATGCTTCCGCAGCTTCCTCCTCGTTCTCAAACTGTACCAGAGCTTGCTTTTTCCCGTTCATCTCAAACACTTTTGTGTTCACTACTGCACCGTGTTCTTGGACATGGTTCATCACTTCCTCCTCTGTCACGTCTTGAGGAAGAGTCGATAAGTGAATCATCTTTGTAGGGGAGCAGCAATAGCGGTAATTCTTTGCAGCATTGCGGTTGAA
This sequence is a window from Arabidopsis thaliana chromosome 1 sequence. Protein-coding genes within it:
- the RP1 gene encoding ribosomal protein 1 (ribosomal protein 1 (RP1); FUNCTIONS IN: structural constituent of ribosome; INVOLVED IN: translation, embryo development ending in seed dormancy; LOCATED IN: in 8 components; EXPRESSED IN: 26 plant structures; EXPRESSED DURING: 13 growth stages; CONTAINS InterPro DOMAIN/s: Ribosomal protein L3 (InterPro:IPR000597), Ribosomal protein L3, conserved site (InterPro:IPR019926), Translation elongation/initiation factor/Ribosomal, beta-barrel (InterPro:IPR009000); BEST Arabidopsis thaliana protein match is: R-protein L3 B (TAIR:AT1G61580.1); Has 2336 Blast hits to 2328 proteins in 806 species: Archae - 329; Bacteria - 802; Metazoa - 437; Fungi - 170; Plants - 204; Viruses - 1; Other Eukaryotes - 393 (source: NCBI BLink).); translation: MSHRKFEHPRHGSLGFLPRKRANRHRGKVKAFPKDDQTKPCKFTAFMGYKAGMTHIVREVEKPGSKLHKKETCEAVTIIETPAMVVVGVVAYVKTPRGLRSLNTVWAQHLSEEVRRRFYKNWAKSKKKAFTGYAKQYDSEDGKKGIQAQLEKMKKYATVIRVLAHTQIRKMKGLKQKKAHMMEIQINGGTIAQKVDFAYSFFEKQIPIEAVFQKDEMIDIIGVTKGKGYEGVVTRWGVTRLPRKTHRGLRKVACIGAWHPARVSYTVARAGQNGYHHRTELNKKIYRLGKVGTEAHTAMTEYDRTEKDVTPMGGFPHYGIVKDDYLMIKGCCVGPKKRVVTLRQSLLTQTSRLALEEIKLKFIDTASIFGHGRFQTSLEKMRFYNRVTK
- the RP1 gene encoding ribosomal protein 1 (ribosomal protein 1 (RP1); FUNCTIONS IN: structural constituent of ribosome; INVOLVED IN: translation, embryo development ending in seed dormancy; LOCATED IN: cytosolic ribosome, ribosome, cytosolic large ribosomal subunit, plasma membrane, membrane; EXPRESSED IN: 25 plant structures; EXPRESSED DURING: 13 growth stages; CONTAINS InterPro DOMAIN/s: Ribosomal protein L3 (InterPro:IPR000597), Ribosomal protein L3, conserved site (InterPro:IPR019926), Translation elongation/initiation factor/Ribosomal, beta-barrel (InterPro:IPR009000); BEST Arabidopsis thaliana protein match is: R-protein L3 B (TAIR:AT1G61580.1); Has 2298 Blast hits to 2293 proteins in 799 species: Archae - 328; Bacteria - 798; Metazoa - 430; Fungi - 165; Plants - 202; Viruses - 1; Other Eukaryotes - 374 (source: NCBI BLink).), whose protein sequence is MVVVGVVAYVKTPRGLRSLNTVWAQHLSEEVRRRFYKNWAKSKKKAFTGYAKQYDSEDGKKGIQAQLEKMKKYATVIRVLAHTQIRKMKGLKQKKAHMMEIQINGGTIAQKVDFAYSFFEKQIPIEAVFQKDEMIDIIGVTKGKGYEGVVTRWGVTRLPRKTHRGLRKVACIGAWHPARVSYTVARAGQNGYHHRTELNKKIYRLGKVGTEAHTAMTEYDRTEKDVTPMGGFPHYGIVKDDYLMIKGCCVGPKKRVVTLRQSLLTQTSRLALEEIKLKFIDTASIFGHGRFQTSLEKMRFYNRVTK
- a CDS encoding B3 domain protein (unknown protein; FUNCTIONS IN: molecular_function unknown; INVOLVED IN: biological_process unknown; LOCATED IN: cellular_component unknown; BEST Arabidopsis thaliana protein match is: unknown protein (TAIR:AT1G50220.1); Has 30201 Blast hits to 17322 proteins in 780 species: Archae - 12; Bacteria - 1396; Metazoa - 17338; Fungi - 3422; Plants - 5037; Viruses - 0; Other Eukaryotes - 2996 (source: NCBI BLink).), whose protein sequence is MLDELDGAMIISKTLTKTDIVGNVALPKAQVMSVLTRMNGVTDEGLDNGFEVQVHDIMEDDLYTVTLKRIDDMKYYFGTGWSTMKHSLDLVEGDVLKLYWDQFENKFIVLNF